TCTTGGTCCAGTTATGTAacgtaataataatattcatggTCCTGCTCAAGACATGTAGTGTGAGTTCAAAATCATGTGCTCTGTAGAGTAAGACATGATTGTTACCGTTACATATTAACGCTCATCGCGTCACATCAAAGTGTTGCACAACATTGCTCAAACAAACTTGTTTTGACTCCGAGTTTATGTAAAGAAGCCATGACGTCAGCGTACCTCATTCCTCCGACATTCAGCTGGATGATGTCACCCATGCCAGATGTTGAACTGTTCCCAATTCCAGCCATCCTCTAATTCCGTACGGTTAGCGAGGAGGAATGCACGCGATCTGATTATCCAGTTTGTGCATCGATCCAGCTGGAGTCCTCAAGATTCTCCTTATTCTTCCTCACGACCCAGCGAACCCATAAATTATGCGTCACAAGAACGACGTATGAGATGGAGCTGTTGGTACACAGTGTTCTCCATATTCAGAGCTTTAATAAACAACTCAAAACATGGCCTTCAATTATCAAAGGCCCTTTTCTGTAGCCTATGGGACTTGGGATCGCTACGTTCAGTGTTGTGGGCGCCATAGAGCGATGCTAGAACACTGTGGACTCATCAGAGCGTCAGCCAATCGGATAGCGTCATTCCTGACACAGGACGCAGACCCCGCCCAGTGTTTTGGGAGTGTATCTTGAGGAAAGCTCGACTTCTCACATCTATAGTCTTAAAGGTGtactcagtatttttttattgctaattaaataagtttttacaaatgaagaaatgaacagcgcttttataaaaacataattaaaaagacatttattttataatacaccCTACACGTAACGCTAGTCTTCTATATAAAACGGCTTTATTTTACAGGGAACGGGTCGCCCCCTCATGAGTGCCGCGAACTTTCCAAAACCAGCTGTGTCCGGCAGTTGGCCACTAATAAATATGTTTACTTAATATAGTGATTTCAGCCAGTGCTCACGGCGCTTTACAAAGCATAaacaacatattattattattattttttttttttttaagcataaacaacATGTCTGCCCTCCTGGGGCGATTCGCGCAtgtaaaatacaataatgaCTGGAGACTTCATCTCACGTGAGTGAACATGAAACAGTTTGCATTAAAGTAGCCTattaattatttctttaaatggGTAGAACTTATTTGTTGAGgaacaaattaatttaagtaATTGCAATGTACTCTACAAATGAAGTATGCTACATAGTGTGCACTACAAACGTATCAAATGCAAAGTGTGTATTACAAatcttgtatgcactgcaaaaCTAGAATGCAACTATTAAAAGCTACTTAGACTttttatagtaaaataatagattttgcacacacagagacacaagTATTGACTGAAACATTTATTGCAGAAAATGGTGTTATTCAGGATTAAGGCATATGTCTTTcctcattttcttcataatttatCACCCGGGTGCAAGAACGCTGCATTGACAGTACAGATGAGCTTTTCTACTCGACCTTGTTCAAAAAAGCAGACAAAAATCACTCAACATATCAATCATTTTCGTAGGGAATAATGAAAGGAAACTTTTCCTTTGTTGTTCCACAGGTTTCACTAAACCCTTTATGACATGTATTAATTTCACATCCAAATACCATTATGGATTTATTATTTCCTTTGTATGTTTTATGCTTTAATCCACATCCGTATCTCTGTCACAGCTTTAGcctttttattgtttgattggCTTGAAAAGACCTAGTAATAAACAGAATTATTTATCATCACAGAAACTTTAAAGCCTGCTAAAGTTTCAATAAGTGGTTGGACATTTCAGTCAGTTTATGAAGGTGAGGTGAAAGGTGAAGAGCATGTATATGGTTCAAGTGACTTATCAGGGCTGATGCAAATCAGAGTCTGGCCAAGAATTGCCATAAAATTCAAATTTGGAAGTATCCTAATTACTTTTAGTACACTAGCACACACAAATAACCATGCAGAATTTTTCTGGGAAGCAAGCTGGACGATAAATAGAAGGAACAAATACTGAGAATGGAATGCTTTACACTTCAGTTGTGAACAcagttattaattaaataaaaaatagttttgtagTAAACAAAAAAGATGTTAACATACAAATTGAATATTATGGtcatattaaaagaaaaacaatccTTTCTTCATACAGAATACACACAAACGTAACAAAAACTTAATGCAAAAGACATggttaagccactggagtctgGTCATATCCAAAGTATTACCTTAACTGCATATAAATAGCAAGAATAGGAAATGTCAAGTGCATGGAGTGTCACTAAGCCACAGTAATATTCTTCTTcagtttaaatataatataaatgtgtgttggtaagctgcactcatttgaaattaGCATAGTCAGAGTAGATGTCAACAAAATCTTGCACAACTCTGTAGCAGAAGTCATATTGTTCCTGAGAAGACAAATGAAAATACGTTGTATCATAATTCACACAATGATGTGACAGTCAAAAACCTAGTCattctgtattattttaatataatactatTTTCCATATTGTAATATAATAGTGAAGCCATCAGATCTATAATTTCCATACTGTAATATATTAGTGAAGCCATGAGATCTATATAAATTATGTATAGTGTTTTACATTCTTACCACAGTTTGGACCATATGTGGTCTCTGAGTGCGTAAACTCTTCACGGTCTGAAATACATCTAGCAACCCCTCGGCTTTGACCCGCTCTAAGATGTTACTGAGGGCAATGAAGGTTCCGGTCCGACCAGCACCAGCACTGATgtcacataaaataataaatacttttatgacAGGTTTCACAAACTTATGCAACAGTTTATACAAACATGTGcttttgaacaaaataaaaggctctgtgtgggtgtgtgtgtgtgtattcttgtatacatggtttatgcggacacaaatgtgtataatgacatgggtattgcaatgtaaacatggtttatgaggacactttctgtgtcctcataaaccaaatggcttaaaaaacatactaaatgttgtttttatttttgaatttcaaaaaatgcagacagttttctgtgatgggtaggtttaggggtaggggtagtgtagggggatagaatacacagtttgtacagtataaaaaccattacatctATTGaaagtccccgtaaaccacatatacaagtatgtgtgtttgtgtgtgtgtgtgggacaTTGTGTGTGAGGGAGAGATAGAGAGTGTGTGTACCTGCAATGCACCACTATAGGGTTGTTTCCagattgctgttgttgtttttgcacTGCAGCAATAATGTCAATCATTCCCTTTCCGTCTGACGGGATTCCAATCTCTGGCCAACCATGGAAGTGGAACTGTCTGACTAGACGTGTCTGCTTCTCCTGCAAACAGGCCAATTTAGCCTCAGCGTGGGCAACAAATTTAGCACAATAAAGGACGCTCCTAAGTGAAGCGTATGATGGAccataaaatgaacaaattcaCTGCATGTTTAACTCACTGATGCATATGACAGCAGCATGTCTCGAATGCTGAAAGTCTCACAAAGTGCGTCTCTCTTCAGCTCCAGTACATACTCTCCAAATGAAACGCTGCCCTCTGCTGGCCAGTAACGTACACACTTCTCCTGGAGTGAGAGTTGTTGGAAAGAAGTGAATGCTTGAATACTTCAGACATGGAAGTGTAACTGAACCATTTCTTTATGTTGATtgacatataaatataaactgttaaactgtacctgttctctctctttcagctcAGTCAGCATGACAATAGAGTGGCACTTCCTTTCCCATACCATGCGCCAGAAATCCTGCACAGTGTGAGCCAAAGGTGCCTGAGTTGCTATAAAGTAATCCTTTTGCCTATAACCCTGCAACGGTAAAACATAATGTTATAGGTACATTTGCCAGTGTTTTTTAATGatcttaaatacatttattacagtttCTTTCAACTGCTTgcacacaaaatccttacttgacacacaatttctgaaacctgacacaaataccagaaccacacaccaaatctgcaaaatcATACACTAATTCTTGGCCTTCGACTCAATTTCAATTTcgtaaaacactttttgcaaaacaaaattctctatgtaaacacacaaaaatctagcagaaagtatcttgatttcctttttcaaacacaaccattgttgatggttgatgtatttctgGTTGATTttcatggttgatgtatttcttttctttcatactgtgtaatactgtattcacaaccacaaatacttacagtaaaaaaaaaaaaaaaaaaaaaagtttggtttcaatctcgCTTTCATGTTTACTGTGAATTTTTCAAAATCTCTCTGGCAATTACTTTcagtcttgtacagaaatgtacataggagctcatgaaagaagagctttaggttttgaataactgtgtgtatatgatatttccaaaaatagaatattaagGCAAAGGTGCTTGCATattaagacaaatgtttgcttttgagatgtatttgtgatattttaatACAGTGCTTCATTtagcaagagatgtgaggcattttgtattttgtgtgtgcaattcttggatttgtgtgtaaagttttgaaaaaaaagaggcaaagttttgaaaatgtgtgtaagcagttgaaaaaattattattattattatttttttattctaggCCATTATTTGTTTGCAGGATGACATGTGGtcttacaataataataataattattattataataaattatataattatacatcatcattattataatttttcaaTACTTTTACCTATACGTGTGCAAAATTTCTgtgtattattttactttaaatgtcAATTTAAGTAGCTTTAAATAGATGCACACTAGTTTTGCAGTGCATACCAGATTTGTAATACACACTACTTTGCATTTGATATTGGTAATGCATAATATGTTTGTAGTGCACATcacgtaataataataataatcaaaaaaaattatgaaatatatactTACATCTATGAAAGATGCATTAATGTAGTCTGTGAATTCTTGCCCTCTTTTCATTGATAATATTACCCTGTTGAAGTCATCTGGTAACAAAAACAGGATAATGAttacaagaaagaaagaaagaaagaaagaaagacaaaagaaagaacgaatgaaagaaaagaaaaagaatagaatagaagagaaaaaaaaaagctaaaatgaTAAATCTGTACATATTTTCTCACATGGGATGATCTGCAGTACTCTGTTTTTTCTCATGTTGGCAGGCAGATTTCCGGTTCTCATGTTCTCCTTCATTATGCGGACATTAGTCAATTTCTGAGGAGATTCCAAACAAAACGACATGTTAAAAAGAACACACTGTTATGTCAAAGCTATTCAATTTTGTCAATGTTCATAATAACTCATGAGATCTTTCCATACTCTTGCTTATCAAACCCTTTAACTGATGTGGTTCTTACTCTGAATTCTTCCTCCAGACCTACTCGGtccatgtgtgtgtgcgtgttgtgGAGTTTGTGGAGGTGGCCCTCCAAAGAAGCAATGTCTAACTCAGTGTCACCAAACAGGTAATGCTCCAAAAGTGCCTGGTAAATGAACGAATACTGCATCTGtgggcgagagagagagagagagagagatcagtgCCCAATCACTGCTGAAATGATGAGTCAAACACAGCAGAGGGACTGAGGAAAGTTCTTTACGTCTGTTTGAATGAGCTGACAGCGCTGCTTTCTTATTCTGGACACAAAGCCGAACACGTCCACCCTCCCTTCAGCGTGCATCATATCCATCATCGCGTCAATCACAATGAATGTCCCAGTCCTGCCAACCCCAGCACTACACAGAGAGAAAATGAGTCGTGAGATGTAAAGTAGGGCATGAAATGAGGGGTAATGAGATAATGTAGTCAAAACTGCAGGGTCTTTCCATTTGTGTTAATATCTTGGGCTAGATAATTATCTCAGTTCAATTAAATGTGGAATCAGTTTTATAATGCTGTGAACATTGCAGGTTCTTGCTGTATAGTGTATTAGACCTGAAAAAGTTACAGTTTTTCATTTCACTGCAAAAAGGGCCTTTTCACACTTTAACCAGTGGGAAAATCTGTTGTTCTGGCTGAGGTGTTAACAATCCCACAAGAGGGGGCCGTTTAACAGCTGAGCCTCAAGACATCTGTGTTGGTGGTTGTTTCTACATACTTTGCATTTCAGACTGTTTGTTATAGTTGAAATGTTCAGGGTTTCAAATGTGTTTTGGCCCATAAATAGTACTAAAATCACTAGCATAATGAAATGCACCCCAGTAGAGTGCAACAGTCCATAgggaaaatgattttatttgattgaaTTAATGGATTTAAACCTTTAAAGGCAGTCCTGTGTTCTCTGAGGTTGTTAATTGATGGTACATGCCATCAGTTTGCAtcatttcaacatattttttaaagaattgtttaaaggtgcagtaggtgatctggaATGCTAccgttagcctgctagcattgaaagcatacaatcccaccctccctgcaaatccAAAGCCATGCCTCCTCTAAAACACATGAAGgcgcacacaaacacagctgctctcggcaaagcgtcacaagagacggcgttaaactacctcatgtctcaaagcttgtacctgactgctgcagtaCTGTTATAGGGGGATTTAACTCGGAGCTCGAGCCGAACCTCGggttcgagcctccttcgaggacagcaagccaagtttgttttaccattaaccattcagactgaatgggcaggcgaacttGTGAAAATACATTCAGACCTTTTAACATAATGATTGCTATCTGGGTATGGAGAGACTTTCAaccaatataacaaaaaatgtccctgtagagaatcacctattgcacctttaacagcagaatttctgttggaaaaactacattacccatgattctgcaaaaaaacctccaccaatcagagagtcccatgaagcactgcaaatgatcactccatctgccatttttcgcTATTGTTCTTGCTTGCTTAACTAGTCTGATGATTCAGCTGTGCACAGATCCAGACGTTAATACTGCCTGCCCTTGTCTaatgccttgaacatgggctggcatatgcaaatattgggggcgtacatattaatgatcccgactgttacgtaacagtcggtgttatgttgagattcgcctgttttCCGGAggtcttttaaacaaatgagatttacacaagaaggaggaaacaatggtgtttgagactcactgtatgtcatttccatgtactgaactcttgttattcaactatgccaaggtaaattcaatttttgattctagggcacctttaacaaagactttttaatgtccCTATGGGAAAAAATGGCACTGAAAAAGTGGGGACACTGTTGCACTTTATAGATCTGATTGATTGTGTTCTGtaacatatttatattacagtatacttttattttcttaagtCTTTAGATGTATATGTTAGAATAGCCCACAATCTTACCTGCAGTGCACTATGATTGGTCCAGCATGGGCAGGGTTGACAATCTTGACTTTCTTTAGGAACTTTAGCATGCCAATAGGGGAGAGGGGTACACCAAAATCAGGCCAGCTGGTGAAATGCAGCTGAGTGACCAATCTTGGAGGTCTGCAGCCATCAGCAGCATGCTGCAAAATCACACCAACTTGTCAGTCAGTTGTGGCCTTACTGATTCCACAAGAGTGTAAAATATTCTGGACTACTAAATGGCATGTCAAGGGAATTTGTGTACTAGTATATGAGTATAGTATACAGAGCATTTGAACAATGATGCTAGATGCTGTAGTGTTTCTTAGGGAAATGGTCACTCACATGCTGCACACAGAACTTCCTGATTGTGTAGTCCA
This window of the Ctenopharyngodon idella isolate HZGC_01 chromosome 17, HZGC01, whole genome shotgun sequence genome carries:
- the ptpreb gene encoding protein tyrosine phosphatase receptor type Eb isoform X1, translated to MMVLFLVSAAIISNSSSHGNLTTESPAPQGSHVLASGLVTSLLLVIFLLLIAYILRFREQRKDLVASVDKKLPNGFLEDQEQTVVLLPRSPSPSKRYFPIPLDSLEEEFRLRMADDGKLFREEFNSLPCGFGCGTFEEASREENREKNRYPNILPYDHSRVLLSHIDGYLGSDYINASYIDGYREKNKFIAAQGPKPETVGDFWRMVWEQKSTTIVMLTNTRERKEEKCYQYWPEQGCWIYGCVRVAMEDVTVLVDYTIRKFCVQHHAADGCRPPRLVTQLHFTSWPDFGVPLSPIGMLKFLKKVKIVNPAHAGPIIVHCSAGVGRTGTFIVIDAMMDMMHAEGRVDVFGFVSRIRKQRCQLIQTDMQYSFIYQALLEHYLFGDTELDIASLEGHLHKLHNTHTHMDRVGLEEEFRKLTNVRIMKENMRTGNLPANMRKNRVLQIIPYDFNRVILSMKRGQEFTDYINASFIDGYRQKDYFIATQAPLAHTVQDFWRMVWERKCHSIVMLTELKEREQEKCVRYWPAEGSVSFGEYVLELKRDALCETFSIRDMLLSYASEKQTRLVRQFHFHGWPEIGIPSDGKGMIDIIAAVQKQQQQSGNNPIVVHCSAGAGRTGTFIALSNILERVKAEGLLDVFQTVKSLRTQRPHMVQTVEQYDFCYRVVQDFVDIYSDYANFK
- the ptpreb gene encoding protein tyrosine phosphatase receptor type Eb isoform X2; the protein is MRKNFRFWFREQRKDLVASVDKKLPNGFLEDQEQTVVLLPRSPSPSKRYFPIPLDSLEEEFRLRMADDGKLFREEFNSLPCGFGCGTFEEASREENREKNRYPNILPYDHSRVLLSHIDGYLGSDYINASYIDGYREKNKFIAAQGPKPETVGDFWRMVWEQKSTTIVMLTNTRERKEEKCYQYWPEQGCWIYGCVRVAMEDVTVLVDYTIRKFCVQHHAADGCRPPRLVTQLHFTSWPDFGVPLSPIGMLKFLKKVKIVNPAHAGPIIVHCSAGVGRTGTFIVIDAMMDMMHAEGRVDVFGFVSRIRKQRCQLIQTDMQYSFIYQALLEHYLFGDTELDIASLEGHLHKLHNTHTHMDRVGLEEEFRKLTNVRIMKENMRTGNLPANMRKNRVLQIIPYDFNRVILSMKRGQEFTDYINASFIDGYRQKDYFIATQAPLAHTVQDFWRMVWERKCHSIVMLTELKEREQEKCVRYWPAEGSVSFGEYVLELKRDALCETFSIRDMLLSYASEKQTRLVRQFHFHGWPEIGIPSDGKGMIDIIAAVQKQQQQSGNNPIVVHCSAGAGRTGTFIALSNILERVKAEGLLDVFQTVKSLRTQRPHMVQTVEQYDFCYRVVQDFVDIYSDYANFK